The proteins below come from a single Alnus glutinosa chromosome 9, dhAlnGlut1.1, whole genome shotgun sequence genomic window:
- the LOC133877436 gene encoding probable NOT transcription complex subunit VIP2 isoform X1 has translation MSGLLNSSLNSSASNLPDSSGRSFATSFSGQSGAASPVFHHSGTIQGLHNIHGSFNVPNIPGTLTSRNSAINSVPSGGVQQPTGSLSSGRFASNNLPVALSQLSHGSSHGHSGVTNRGGISVVGNPGFSSSTNGVGGSIPGILPTSGAIGNRNAVPGLGVSPILANAGPRITSSMGNMGNIGRSIGSGGGLSVPGLASRLNLNANSGSGSLNVQGQNRLMGSVLAQGSPQVISMLGNSYPAGGGPLSQGHVQAVNNLSSMGMLNDVNSNDAPFDINDFPQLTSRPSSAGGPQGQLGSLRKQGLGVSPIVQQNQEFSIQNEDFPALPGFKGGNADYAMDMHQKEQLHDNAVSMMQSQHFSMGRSAGFNLGGTYSSHRPQQQQQHAPSVSSSGVSFSSVNNQDLLHLHGSDIFPSSHSAYHSQTSGPPGIGLRPLNSPNTGMGSYDQLIQQYQQHQNQSQFRLQQMSAVNQSFRDQGIKPMQAAQSAPDPFGLLGLLSVIRMSDPDLTSLALGIDLTTLGLNLNSTENLHKTFGSPWSDEPAKGDPEFTVPQCYFAKHPPALHQSYFSKFTVETLFYIFYSMPKDEAQLYAANELYNRGWFYHKEHRLWFIRVPNIEPLVKTNTYERGSYHCFDPNIFETIRKDNFVVHYEMLEKRPTLPQH, from the exons ATGTCGGGGTTACTTAAT TCTTCTCTCAATAGTTCTGCTTCAAATCTTCCAGACAGTTCTGGGCGATCTTTTGCTACGTCTTTCTCTGGTCAGTCTGGTGCGGCCTCCCCCGTTTTTCATCACTCCG GAACAATTCAGGGGCTACATAATATTCATGGGAGCTTTAACGTTCCCAACATTCCTGGTACACTAACATCAAGAAACTCGGCAATAAATAGTGTTCCTTCTGGTGGGGTTCAACAACCTACTGGCAGCCTTTCTAGTGGGCGATTTGCGTCAAATAATCTTCCTGTTGCTCTCTCTCAG TTATCTCATGGCAGCTCCCATGGACATTCAGGAGTGACAAATAGAGGAGGAATAAGTGTCGTAGGAAACCCTGGATTTAGTAGTAGCACAAATGGAGTTGGTGGTTCTATTCCTGGAATTCTCCCAACCTCTGGTGCAATTGGTAACCGGAATGCTGTTCCAGGATTGGGAGTATCCCCAATTTTGGCAAATGCAGGCCCTCGAATTACGAGTTCTATGGGAAACATGGGCAACATTGGGAGGAGTATAGGCTCTGGTGGAGGATTATCTGTTCCTGGTCTTGCTTCTCGGCTAAATTTAAACGCAAACAGTGGATCTGGAAGTTTGAATGTGCAAGGACAAAATCGATTGATGGGTAGTGTACTTGCCCAAG GTTCTCCGCAGGTAATTTCTATGTTAGGAAATTCTTATCCTGCTGGTGGAGGTCCACTTTCTCAAGGCCATGTCCAAGCAGTAAATAATTTAAGCTCTATGGGAATGTTAAATGATGTGAACTCTAATGACGCACCTTTCGACATCAATGACTTCCCTCAGCTGACGAGTCGTCCTAGTTCTGCTGGAGGGCCCCAAGGACAATTGG GTTCACTACGAAAACAAGGTCTTGGTGTTAGTCCTATTGTTCAACAAAACCAAGAGTTTAGCATTCAAAATGAAGATTTTCCAGCTTTACCAGGATTTAAAG GTGGTAATGCAGATTATGCGATGGATATGCACCAGAAAGAACAGCTTCATGACAATGCCGTGTCTATGATGCAATCACAGCACTTTTCT ATGGGGAGGTCTGCTGGATTTAACTTGGGTGGAACGTATTCATCCCATCGTCCTCAGCAGCAACAGCAACATGCTCCATCAGTCAGTAGTAGTGGTGTCTCTTTTTCATCTGTAAACAATCAGGATCTTCTTCATTTACATGGTTCAGATATATTCCCATCTTCACATTCGGCCTATCATTCCCAG ACCAGTGGGCCTCCTGGCATCGGACTAAGACCTCTAAATTCTCCAAATACTGGTATGGGATCGTATGACCAGCTTATCCAGCAGTATCAACAACACCAGAACCAGTCTCAGTTTCGGCTGCAACAAATGTCGGCTGTCAATCAGTCATTTAGGGATCAGGGCATTAAACCCATGCAGGCTGCACAATCTGCTCCAGACCCATTTGGTTTGCTAGGCTTGTTAAGTGTGATAAGGATGAGTGATCCTGATCTGACATCCCTTGCACTTGGAATTGATCTGACAACACTTGGGTTAAATTTGAATTCAACAGAGAATCTTCATAAAACTTTTGGTTCTCCATGGTCTGATGAGCCTGCCAAGGGCGATCCAGAGTTTACTGTACCTCAATGTTATTTTGCTAAACATCCGCCTGCTCTACAT CAAAGTTATTTTTCGAAGTTCACAGTGGAaacattattttatatattttacag CATGCCGAAAGATGAAGCCCAATTATATGCTGCAAATGAACT TTACAACAGAGGCTGGTTTTATCACAAAGAGCACAGACTATGGTTCATAAGAGTCCCCAATATAGAGCCGCTTGTCAAGACGAACACGTACGAGAGAGGATCTTATCACTGTTTTGATCCAAACATATTTGAAACGATCCGCAAG GATAATTTTGTTGTCCATTATGAGATGTTGGAGAAGAGACCGACTCTACCTCAACACTAA
- the LOC133876836 gene encoding uncharacterized mitochondrial protein AtMg00810-like yields MYLLIYVDDIIITASDQAAITKLLQLLSADFAVKDLGDLHYFLSVEVIKLNSGLLLSQHHYIMDLLKKTNMHEVKLITSPMASSLALSAFTGDPMEDPSLYRNIVGSLQYLSLTRPNLNYTVNRVCQFMHRPLKPHWQAIKRILRYLKHTVSHGRLLHHNSSNTLQAYFDEDWAGCPDDCRSTGAYCVYLGSNLIFRSSRKQPTVSRSSTKAKYKAVANTTAELLWIRALLQELGITHSTPPTLWCDNIGATHMSVNPVFHARTKHVEIDFHFVRNYVADKSLVVRFVPTSDQVADVLTKPLVSAKFHHFCYKLNVRSPPLILKEGINTTPITTPTQDSNSTYESCAAQHNLKTIEKSSNPIWSPNMKIEF; encoded by the coding sequence ATGTATCTTCttatctatgttgatgatatcatcatcacCGCGTCAGATCAAGCGGCTATTACCAAACTTTTACAGCTTCTTAGTGCAGATTTTGCTGTCAAAGACTTGGGcgatcttcattattttctcaGTGTGGAAGTGATCAAGCTCAATTCTGGGCTTCTACTTTCTCAACATCATTATATCATGGACCtcttgaagaaaacaaatatgcatGAAGTAAAACTGATCACCTCTCCAATGGCTTCTTCATTAGCTCTCTCGGCTTTTACAGGTGATCCAATGGAAGATCCATCTCTCTACCGTAATATAGTTGGATCTCTacagtatctctctctcactcggccAAATCTCAATTATACAGTCAACCGTGTGTGCCAATTCATGCATCGACCTCTCAAACCTCATTGGCAAGCAATTAAAAGAATTCTTCGATACTTGAAACATACAGTCTCTCACGGTCGTCTTCTTCATCACAACTCTTCTAATACTTTACAAGCATACTTCGACGAGGACTGGGCTGGATGTCCCGATGATTGTCGCTCTACAGGTGCCTACTGTGTTTATCttggttcaaatttaatttttcgaaGCTCACGCAAACAACCGACTGTTTCAAGATCATCTACTAAGGCTAAATATAAAGCTGTTGCCAATACTACAGCCGAACTACTTTGGATTCGTGCACTTCTTCAAGAACTTGGAATCACTCACTCAACTCCACCAACTctttggtgtgacaatattggtgCCACTCATATGTCGGTTAATCCGGTTTTTCATGCTCGCACGAaacatgtggaaattgatttccacTTTGTCCGTAACTATGTGGCTGATAAATCTTTGGTTGTTCGTTTTGTTCCCACTTCAGATCAGGTTGCAGACGTTCTTACAAAGCCGCTAGTTTCTGCCAAGTTTCATCACTTTTGTTACAAGCTCAACGTGCGATCTCCCCCATTGATCTTGAAGGAGGGTATTAACACAACTCCAATAACAACTCCAACACAAGACTCCAATTCCACTTATGAGTCTTGCGCGGCACAACACAATCTGAAGACTATTGAGAAGAGTTCTAATCCTATTTGGAGTCCTAATATGAAGATAGAGTTCTAA
- the LOC133877436 gene encoding probable NOT transcription complex subunit VIP2 isoform X2, whose translation MSGLLNSSLNSSASNLPDSSGRSFATSFSGQSGAASPVFHHSGTIQGLHNIHGSFNVPNIPGTLTSRNSAINSVPSGGVQQPTGSLSSGRFASNNLPVALSQLSHGSSHGHSGVTNRGGISVVGNPGFSSSTNGVGGSIPGILPTSGAIGNRNAVPGLGVSPILANAGPRITSSMGNMGNIGRSIGSGGGLSVPGLASRLNLNANSGSGSLNVQGQNRLMGSVLAQGSPQVISMLGNSYPAGGGPLSQGHVQAVNNLSSMGMLNDVNSNDAPFDINDFPQLTSRPSSAGGPQGQLGGNADYAMDMHQKEQLHDNAVSMMQSQHFSMGRSAGFNLGGTYSSHRPQQQQQHAPSVSSSGVSFSSVNNQDLLHLHGSDIFPSSHSAYHSQTSGPPGIGLRPLNSPNTGMGSYDQLIQQYQQHQNQSQFRLQQMSAVNQSFRDQGIKPMQAAQSAPDPFGLLGLLSVIRMSDPDLTSLALGIDLTTLGLNLNSTENLHKTFGSPWSDEPAKGDPEFTVPQCYFAKHPPALHQSYFSKFTVETLFYIFYSMPKDEAQLYAANELYNRGWFYHKEHRLWFIRVPNIEPLVKTNTYERGSYHCFDPNIFETIRKDNFVVHYEMLEKRPTLPQH comes from the exons ATGTCGGGGTTACTTAAT TCTTCTCTCAATAGTTCTGCTTCAAATCTTCCAGACAGTTCTGGGCGATCTTTTGCTACGTCTTTCTCTGGTCAGTCTGGTGCGGCCTCCCCCGTTTTTCATCACTCCG GAACAATTCAGGGGCTACATAATATTCATGGGAGCTTTAACGTTCCCAACATTCCTGGTACACTAACATCAAGAAACTCGGCAATAAATAGTGTTCCTTCTGGTGGGGTTCAACAACCTACTGGCAGCCTTTCTAGTGGGCGATTTGCGTCAAATAATCTTCCTGTTGCTCTCTCTCAG TTATCTCATGGCAGCTCCCATGGACATTCAGGAGTGACAAATAGAGGAGGAATAAGTGTCGTAGGAAACCCTGGATTTAGTAGTAGCACAAATGGAGTTGGTGGTTCTATTCCTGGAATTCTCCCAACCTCTGGTGCAATTGGTAACCGGAATGCTGTTCCAGGATTGGGAGTATCCCCAATTTTGGCAAATGCAGGCCCTCGAATTACGAGTTCTATGGGAAACATGGGCAACATTGGGAGGAGTATAGGCTCTGGTGGAGGATTATCTGTTCCTGGTCTTGCTTCTCGGCTAAATTTAAACGCAAACAGTGGATCTGGAAGTTTGAATGTGCAAGGACAAAATCGATTGATGGGTAGTGTACTTGCCCAAG GTTCTCCGCAGGTAATTTCTATGTTAGGAAATTCTTATCCTGCTGGTGGAGGTCCACTTTCTCAAGGCCATGTCCAAGCAGTAAATAATTTAAGCTCTATGGGAATGTTAAATGATGTGAACTCTAATGACGCACCTTTCGACATCAATGACTTCCCTCAGCTGACGAGTCGTCCTAGTTCTGCTGGAGGGCCCCAAGGACAATTGG GTGGTAATGCAGATTATGCGATGGATATGCACCAGAAAGAACAGCTTCATGACAATGCCGTGTCTATGATGCAATCACAGCACTTTTCT ATGGGGAGGTCTGCTGGATTTAACTTGGGTGGAACGTATTCATCCCATCGTCCTCAGCAGCAACAGCAACATGCTCCATCAGTCAGTAGTAGTGGTGTCTCTTTTTCATCTGTAAACAATCAGGATCTTCTTCATTTACATGGTTCAGATATATTCCCATCTTCACATTCGGCCTATCATTCCCAG ACCAGTGGGCCTCCTGGCATCGGACTAAGACCTCTAAATTCTCCAAATACTGGTATGGGATCGTATGACCAGCTTATCCAGCAGTATCAACAACACCAGAACCAGTCTCAGTTTCGGCTGCAACAAATGTCGGCTGTCAATCAGTCATTTAGGGATCAGGGCATTAAACCCATGCAGGCTGCACAATCTGCTCCAGACCCATTTGGTTTGCTAGGCTTGTTAAGTGTGATAAGGATGAGTGATCCTGATCTGACATCCCTTGCACTTGGAATTGATCTGACAACACTTGGGTTAAATTTGAATTCAACAGAGAATCTTCATAAAACTTTTGGTTCTCCATGGTCTGATGAGCCTGCCAAGGGCGATCCAGAGTTTACTGTACCTCAATGTTATTTTGCTAAACATCCGCCTGCTCTACAT CAAAGTTATTTTTCGAAGTTCACAGTGGAaacattattttatatattttacag CATGCCGAAAGATGAAGCCCAATTATATGCTGCAAATGAACT TTACAACAGAGGCTGGTTTTATCACAAAGAGCACAGACTATGGTTCATAAGAGTCCCCAATATAGAGCCGCTTGTCAAGACGAACACGTACGAGAGAGGATCTTATCACTGTTTTGATCCAAACATATTTGAAACGATCCGCAAG GATAATTTTGTTGTCCATTATGAGATGTTGGAGAAGAGACCGACTCTACCTCAACACTAA